A stretch of the Actinoalloteichus fjordicus genome encodes the following:
- a CDS encoding ABC transporter permease → MDGQKEVTPPTTTAAPSAPAPSAGGRARPVRIGGLLRDGKLRIGLSIVGCFALIGLLGPFFITDVGAISDQALQPPSAEHWLGTTQTGQDIFGQLVNATRGSLIVGLVVGLLATVLSVLVGVVGGYLGGRVDEGLSLVSNVVLVIPSLPLVILITNYLDGAGILTIALIISITSWAASARVLRAQTLSVRSRDYVAAARAMGERTWRVVFVEILPNLLPVIASQFVFAIIFAILTEAGLSFLGLGGIDYLTWGTMLYFAQNAQALALGAWWWFIPPGLSIALVGAGLSLINFSFDELINPRLRAPGVPRPARKTRRRS, encoded by the coding sequence ATGGACGGTCAGAAGGAAGTCACTCCGCCGACCACCACGGCGGCCCCCTCGGCACCCGCGCCGAGTGCGGGCGGTCGTGCACGTCCGGTCCGGATCGGCGGGCTGCTGCGTGACGGGAAGCTGCGGATCGGATTGAGCATCGTCGGATGCTTCGCGTTGATCGGGCTCCTCGGTCCCTTCTTCATCACCGACGTCGGCGCGATCAGCGATCAGGCGCTGCAACCGCCGTCGGCCGAGCACTGGCTGGGCACCACGCAGACCGGTCAGGACATCTTCGGTCAGCTCGTCAACGCCACGCGCGGTTCCCTGATCGTCGGCCTCGTGGTCGGCCTCCTGGCGACGGTCCTCTCGGTGCTCGTGGGCGTCGTCGGCGGGTATCTCGGCGGGCGGGTGGACGAGGGTCTCTCGCTGGTGAGCAATGTCGTGCTGGTCATTCCGAGCCTGCCGTTGGTCATCCTGATCACGAACTACCTGGACGGTGCGGGAATCCTGACGATCGCGCTGATCATCTCGATCACGAGTTGGGCCGCCTCGGCGCGAGTGCTGCGAGCACAGACCCTCTCGGTGCGATCCCGCGACTACGTGGCCGCCGCCCGCGCGATGGGCGAGCGCACCTGGCGGGTGGTGTTCGTCGAGATCCTGCCGAATCTGCTGCCGGTGATCGCATCCCAGTTCGTGTTCGCGATCATCTTCGCGATCCTGACCGAGGCAGGCCTGTCGTTCCTCGGACTCGGCGGCATCGACTACCTGACCTGGGGGACGATGCTCTACTTCGCGCAGAACGCCCAGGCCCTGGCCTTGGGCGCCTGGTGGTGGTTCATTCCACCGGGCCTGTCGATCGCGCTGGTCGGCGCAGGCCTCTCCCTGATCAATTTCAGCTTCGACGAACTGATCAACCCGAGGCTGCGTGCACCGGGAGTTCCCCGGCCCGCCCGGAAGACGAGGAGGCGCTCGTGA
- a CDS encoding ABC transporter ATP-binding protein, whose translation MITDDPEPSRRGRRDPAGSEPPAAASIGSDSPADVPAEDSPDPVRHTLGAPVLTVRGLTVHYETDQQVRAVQDVDFVLRRGEVFGLAGESGCGKSTLAYALNRLLRPPARVVSGSVVFHDEGGDVDLLGLAGEELRRFRWKKIAMVFQGAMNALNPVLTVRTQLADVLAAHEPDMSASARLARCAELLDLVGVDRTRLGSYPHELSGGMRQRVMIAMALALSPDVMVMDEPTTALDVVVQRDILRELSRLREHFGFAIVFITHDLSLLLEISDQIAIMYAGRIVEQAPAGRLLDAPRHPYTVGLLNSFPSLTGPRREMRGVPGHPPDLAVPIVGCSFAPRCPYRRQPCDEHRPDLRRRDSASDGIAACHAYAEADYGAPAPPALLRGEFHPVETAEVVEA comes from the coding sequence GTGATCACCGACGATCCCGAACCGAGCCGACGGGGCAGGCGAGATCCGGCCGGGAGCGAGCCGCCTGCGGCCGCGTCGATCGGGTCCGACTCCCCTGCGGACGTGCCTGCCGAGGACAGCCCCGATCCGGTGCGGCACACCCTCGGCGCGCCGGTGCTGACCGTTCGCGGGCTGACCGTGCACTACGAGACGGACCAGCAGGTGCGTGCGGTCCAGGACGTGGACTTTGTCCTGCGCAGGGGAGAGGTCTTCGGACTCGCAGGTGAGAGCGGCTGTGGGAAGTCGACACTGGCCTATGCGCTCAACCGACTGCTGCGCCCGCCTGCCCGTGTCGTGTCGGGCTCTGTCGTGTTCCACGACGAGGGCGGTGACGTCGACCTGCTCGGTCTGGCGGGCGAAGAGCTGCGTCGCTTCCGCTGGAAGAAGATCGCCATGGTCTTCCAGGGTGCGATGAACGCGCTCAATCCGGTGCTCACGGTGCGCACCCAGCTCGCCGACGTGCTGGCCGCGCATGAGCCGGACATGTCCGCCTCGGCCCGGCTGGCGCGGTGCGCCGAGCTGCTCGATCTGGTCGGCGTCGACCGGACCAGGCTGGGCAGCTATCCGCACGAGCTGTCCGGCGGCATGCGTCAACGCGTGATGATCGCGATGGCGCTGGCCCTGAGTCCGGACGTGATGGTCATGGACGAGCCGACCACCGCGCTGGACGTCGTGGTCCAGCGGGACATCCTGCGCGAGCTGAGCAGGCTGCGGGAGCACTTCGGCTTCGCGATCGTCTTCATCACCCATGATCTGTCCCTGCTCTTGGAGATCAGCGACCAGATCGCGATCATGTACGCGGGCCGGATCGTCGAGCAGGCGCCCGCCGGGCGGCTTCTCGACGCGCCGAGGCATCCCTACACCGTGGGGCTGCTCAACTCGTTCCCGAGCCTGACCGGACCGCGCCGGGAGATGCGCGGCGTGCCGGGACACCCGCCGGATCTCGCCGTGCCGATCGTGGGCTGCTCCTTCGCGCCCCGCTGCCCCTACCGACGACAGCCCTGCGACGAGCACCGCCCCGACCTGCGCCGCCGAGACTCGGCGTCCGACGGCATCGCCGCATGTCACGCCTATGCCGAGGCGGATTACGGCGCGCCCGCACCGCCCGCGCTGTTGCGGGGCGAGTTCCATCCGGTCGAGACGGCGGAGGTGGTCGAGGCATGA
- a CDS encoding ABC transporter ATP-binding protein yields the protein MSVLQVKDLVKEFVVRDGRRRTALRAVDELSFELTAGTTVALVGESGSGKSTVARMLAQLMRPSSGTISLDGKPISTRGRGLRRYREDVQMVFQDPFGSLNPFHTVDHHLRRPLRVHRRAENRADEDRQIEHLLERVNLTPPARVAAKRPHELSGGQRQRIAIARALAPAPRVLLADEPVSMLDVSIRLEILNLIDRLKQEDDLAVLYITHDLATARHFSRRIMVMYRGELVESGDADDVILRPQHPYTRLLAAAAPDPRRRITIDGAATGAIGSPTSPAQPGGDPAVSGPVAGGSSAGISDGCRFRARCPSAMAVCAERPPILSVGDGHSARCWLYRDGSDA from the coding sequence ATGAGCGTTCTTCAGGTCAAGGATCTCGTGAAGGAGTTCGTCGTCCGAGACGGCCGCCGTCGTACGGCGCTGCGGGCGGTGGACGAGCTGTCCTTCGAACTCACCGCAGGCACGACCGTGGCATTGGTCGGCGAGAGCGGCAGCGGGAAGTCGACCGTGGCCAGGATGCTGGCCCAGCTCATGCGACCGAGTTCCGGCACGATCAGCCTGGACGGGAAGCCGATCAGTACACGGGGGCGTGGGCTGCGCCGCTACCGCGAAGACGTGCAGATGGTCTTCCAGGACCCCTTCGGATCATTGAATCCATTTCACACCGTCGACCATCATCTGCGCAGGCCGCTCCGCGTGCACCGCCGTGCCGAGAACCGCGCGGACGAGGACCGACAGATCGAGCACCTGCTGGAACGCGTCAACCTCACCCCACCCGCCAGGGTCGCCGCGAAACGCCCGCACGAACTCTCGGGCGGTCAGCGCCAGCGCATCGCCATCGCGCGTGCCCTGGCGCCCGCGCCAAGGGTGCTGCTGGCCGACGAGCCGGTGTCCATGCTGGACGTCTCGATCAGGCTGGAGATCCTCAACCTGATCGACCGGCTGAAACAGGAGGACGACCTGGCCGTCCTCTACATCACCCACGACCTCGCCACCGCCCGGCACTTCTCACGACGCATCATGGTGATGTATCGGGGCGAACTGGTGGAAAGCGGCGACGCGGACGACGTGATCCTGCGTCCTCAACACCCCTACACCCGCCTGCTCGCCGCCGCCGCACCCGATCCGCGGCGGCGGATCACGATCGACGGTGCGGCGACCGGCGCGATCGGGTCGCCGACGAGCCCTGCTCAGCCCGGCGGCGATCCTGCCGTGTCGGGGCCTGTTGCGGGCGGTTCGTCTGCCGGGATCTCGGACGGCTGCCGCTTCCGGGCGCGTTGCCCCTCCGCGATGGCGGTCTGCGCGGAGCGGCCGCCGATCCTGTCCGTCGGCGACGGACACAGCGCCCGCTGCTGGCTCTACCGCGACGGGTCGGATGCCTGA
- a CDS encoding glycoside hydrolase family 2 protein, translating to MRTLLHDGWTLRAVGGAAPDTIAEAVVPATVPGCVHTDLLAADLIPDPYLDDNEAALAWIGRTDWRYETTFAWHPAEAHDVVELVCAGLDTIATVVLNGVVVGETQNMHRTHRLDVTDVLREGDNRLAVTFASAVDHVERVREETGALPHTNHHPYNLIRKTACNFGWDWGPDLVTAGIWRPIALEAFSSARLAEVRPLVDVQDGHGRVITHVELARAGEHDEPLVVSVEVAGHRVEVAVDEDEDTAVVGILVESPELWWPHGHGAQPLYPVAVRLRSPASGVELDAWDGEIGFRTVTLDTGSDADGTRFTFVVNGKPVFVRGANWIPDDAFPHRIDAERYAARIDQAKDAGVNLLRVWGGGIFESEDFYRHCDREGVLTWQDFLFACAAYPEEEPLRSEVVAEAREAVARLCPHPSLVLWNGNNENNWGWHDWGWQERLGDRTWGLGYYTELLPEIVAELDPTRPYTASSPWSVTTEIHPNEQAHGSMHVWDVWNSRDYTAYRDYRPRFVAEFGYQGPPTMRTLLRAVHDEPLTPTSPGMIVHQKAADGDAKLERGLTAHFGVPADFDSWFWATQLNQARAVSLGIEHFRSLSPLCAGTVVWQLNDCWPVTSWAAVDGDGRRKPLWYALRNAYADRLLTVEPRDDGLVAVAVNDSDEDWSARLTVRRLAVDGTVLRMFEVPLTASARTTVTLPLAPGDVAPEHPERELLIVDADTGQRAAWFHVADKDLALPAPELRTEVERVEQGYRVRVHAGALARDVSILADRVAPDAEVDDMLVTLLPGESTTFLVRTLADVAHDRLVAPDVLRTANELVAR from the coding sequence ATGCGGACACTGTTGCACGATGGTTGGACGCTGCGAGCCGTCGGCGGCGCCGCCCCGGACACGATCGCCGAGGCAGTGGTGCCTGCGACCGTGCCCGGCTGCGTGCACACCGACCTGCTGGCAGCCGACCTGATTCCCGACCCCTATCTCGACGACAACGAGGCGGCGCTCGCCTGGATCGGTCGCACCGACTGGCGCTACGAGACGACCTTCGCGTGGCACCCCGCCGAGGCCCATGACGTCGTCGAACTGGTGTGCGCCGGTCTCGACACCATCGCCACGGTGGTGCTCAACGGAGTGGTGGTCGGCGAGACGCAGAACATGCATCGCACGCACCGGCTCGACGTCACCGACGTGCTCCGCGAGGGCGACAACCGGCTCGCGGTGACCTTCGCCTCGGCGGTGGATCATGTGGAACGCGTCCGCGAGGAGACGGGGGCGCTACCGCACACCAACCACCATCCCTACAACCTCATCCGCAAGACGGCCTGCAACTTCGGCTGGGACTGGGGCCCCGATCTGGTCACGGCGGGCATCTGGCGTCCCATCGCGCTGGAGGCGTTCAGCAGCGCGCGCCTGGCCGAGGTGCGCCCGCTGGTCGACGTTCAGGACGGCCACGGCCGGGTGATCACTCACGTCGAACTGGCCCGCGCAGGCGAGCACGACGAGCCGTTGGTGGTCTCCGTCGAGGTGGCGGGCCACCGTGTCGAGGTGGCCGTCGACGAGGACGAGGACACCGCGGTGGTGGGCATCCTGGTGGAGAGCCCGGAGCTGTGGTGGCCGCACGGACATGGAGCCCAGCCGCTCTACCCGGTCGCGGTGCGACTGCGCTCACCCGCCTCCGGCGTCGAGTTGGACGCCTGGGACGGCGAGATCGGCTTCCGCACCGTCACCCTGGACACCGGCTCCGACGCCGACGGCACCCGTTTCACCTTCGTCGTCAACGGCAAGCCCGTCTTCGTGCGTGGTGCGAACTGGATCCCCGACGACGCCTTCCCCCACCGGATCGACGCCGAGCGCTACGCGGCCAGGATCGACCAGGCCAAGGATGCGGGTGTCAACCTGCTGCGCGTGTGGGGCGGCGGCATCTTCGAGAGCGAGGACTTCTACCGCCACTGCGACCGCGAGGGCGTCCTCACCTGGCAGGACTTCCTCTTCGCCTGTGCGGCGTACCCGGAGGAGGAACCGCTGCGCAGCGAGGTCGTCGCCGAGGCGAGAGAGGCGGTGGCCCGCCTGTGCCCGCATCCGAGCCTCGTGCTGTGGAACGGCAACAACGAGAACAACTGGGGATGGCACGACTGGGGCTGGCAGGAGCGACTCGGCGACCGGACCTGGGGACTCGGCTACTACACGGAGCTGCTGCCTGAGATCGTCGCCGAGCTGGACCCGACTCGGCCTTACACGGCGAGCAGCCCGTGGTCGGTCACCACCGAAATCCACCCGAACGAGCAGGCACACGGCAGCATGCACGTGTGGGACGTGTGGAACTCGCGCGACTACACGGCCTACCGCGACTACCGACCGAGGTTCGTCGCCGAGTTCGGCTATCAGGGGCCGCCGACGATGCGGACCCTGTTGCGCGCCGTCCACGACGAGCCGCTGACCCCGACCAGCCCGGGAATGATCGTGCATCAGAAGGCGGCCGACGGCGACGCCAAGCTGGAACGAGGTCTGACCGCGCACTTCGGAGTGCCTGCGGACTTCGACTCCTGGTTCTGGGCGACCCAGCTCAACCAGGCCAGAGCGGTGTCACTGGGCATCGAGCACTTCCGATCCCTGAGTCCGTTGTGTGCGGGCACCGTGGTCTGGCAGCTGAACGACTGTTGGCCGGTGACCTCCTGGGCGGCGGTCGACGGCGACGGCCGACGTAAGCCGCTCTGGTACGCGTTGCGCAACGCCTATGCCGACCGCCTCCTCACCGTGGAGCCCAGGGACGACGGGCTGGTCGCGGTCGCGGTGAACGACAGCGACGAGGACTGGTCCGCGCGGCTGACCGTCCGACGTCTCGCCGTCGACGGAACCGTGCTGCGGATGTTCGAGGTCCCGCTGACGGCGTCGGCGCGCACCACCGTGACGCTGCCGTTGGCGCCGGGCGACGTCGCGCCGGAGCATCCGGAGCGGGAGCTGCTGATCGTCGACGCCGACACCGGGCAGCGGGCAGCGTGGTTCCACGTGGCCGACAAGGATCTCGCGCTGCCTGCACCCGAGCTTCGGACCGAGGTCGAGCGGGTCGAGCAGGGCTATCGGGTCCGCGTGCACGCCGGGGCATTGGCTCGGGACGTGTCGATCCTCGCCGACCGGGTCGCCCCGGACGCCGAGGTCGACGACATGCTGGTCACCCTGCTGCCCGGTGAGTCGACGACGTTCCTGGTGCGCACCCTCGCCGATGTCGCGCACGACCGGCTCGTCGCACCCGACGTGCTGCGCACGGCGAACGAACTCGTGGCCCGATGA
- a CDS encoding ROK family protein, which produces MREASRPDDGVVLGLDVGGTKLAAGVVSRDGRVRAFTTVPTDAADGPVKVIARLCTLAREVLAVAGLSPADLTAVGICCCGPLDARTGMVHDPPNLPGWGDVPLADLVAADLGVRTWVENDATAATVGEWRHGAGRGVRDLVYFTISTGVGGGVVIDGRVLRGGSGNGGELGHTLLVADGRPCGCGARGCLEAYVSGTAIAARARERIEDGGGSTLAALTDIGAADVARAARAGDPLASAVWQETTDLLGGALAGYVNLFEPRLVVLGGGVARSGDQLLVPVRDRARALAMRPAADVVDVRPAQLAEKAGVVGAAAVAFERAADEG; this is translated from the coding sequence GTGAGAGAGGCGTCCCGACCGGACGACGGCGTCGTGCTCGGTCTCGACGTCGGCGGTACCAAGCTCGCGGCGGGGGTGGTCTCTCGGGACGGCCGGGTCCGGGCGTTCACCACCGTGCCGACGGACGCGGCTGACGGGCCGGTGAAGGTGATCGCCCGGCTCTGCACCCTGGCCAGGGAGGTGCTGGCCGTCGCAGGCCTGAGCCCCGCCGACCTGACCGCGGTCGGGATCTGCTGCTGCGGACCGCTGGACGCCCGCACCGGGATGGTTCACGACCCGCCGAACCTGCCCGGCTGGGGTGACGTCCCGCTCGCCGATCTCGTGGCTGCCGACCTGGGAGTTCGGACCTGGGTGGAGAACGACGCGACGGCGGCCACGGTGGGCGAGTGGCGCCACGGCGCGGGCCGAGGCGTCCGCGACCTGGTCTACTTCACGATCTCCACCGGGGTCGGTGGCGGCGTGGTCATCGACGGCCGGGTCCTGCGGGGCGGCAGCGGCAACGGCGGGGAGCTGGGGCACACCCTGCTCGTCGCCGACGGCAGACCGTGCGGCTGCGGTGCCAGAGGCTGCCTGGAGGCCTACGTCTCCGGCACCGCCATCGCCGCCAGGGCACGAGAACGGATCGAGGACGGCGGCGGCTCGACGCTCGCCGCGCTGACCGACATCGGCGCGGCCGACGTCGCACGGGCGGCCCGAGCCGGAGATCCGCTGGCCTCGGCGGTGTGGCAGGAGACGACGGACCTGCTCGGCGGGGCGCTGGCCGGCTACGTCAACCTGTTCGAACCACGGCTCGTGGTGCTCGGCGGCGGGGTCGCCCGCAGCGGAGATCAGCTGCTCGTCCCGGTTCGGGATCGAGCCAGGGCCCTGGCCATGCGCCCGGCCGCCGACGTCGTCGACGTGCGGCCCGCACAGCTCGCCGAGAAGGCGGGGGTCGTCGGCGCCGCTGCCGTGGCGTTCGAACGGGCTGCGGACGAAGGGTGA
- a CDS encoding YraN family protein has protein sequence MNTQTHQHTVPSTPAELGRLGEDLAAEHLQQQGIVLLSRNWRCELGELDLVGYQDGGVVVCEVKARSGEEFGSPAEAITDAKARRLRRLANAWLSVHHIGWVSVRFDLVSVLWPKNGPVRLHHLRSVL, from the coding sequence ATGAACACGCAGACACACCAGCACACCGTGCCGTCGACACCTGCTGAGCTGGGCAGACTCGGGGAAGATCTCGCCGCGGAACACCTCCAGCAGCAGGGGATCGTGCTGCTCTCCCGCAACTGGCGCTGCGAACTAGGCGAACTCGACCTGGTCGGCTATCAGGACGGCGGTGTCGTCGTGTGCGAGGTTAAAGCACGCTCGGGAGAGGAGTTCGGCAGCCCGGCCGAGGCGATCACCGACGCCAAGGCGCGCAGGCTGCGCAGGCTCGCCAATGCCTGGCTGAGCGTCCATCACATCGGCTGGGTGTCCGTCCGGTTCGATCTCGTCTCGGTGCTCTGGCCGAAGAACGGTCCGGTCCGCCTCCACCACCTGCGCTCGGTGTTGTGA
- a CDS encoding YifB family Mg chelatase-like AAA ATPase has product MGIATGWGVALIGVDGVPVEIEADVGAGVPDVKLLGRPDTVVNESKDRIKAALRNSGESWPRSRVTLGMSPAGLQKCGAGYDLALACVVLAAAGVIPAVRLPGMLLLGELALDGRLRAVRGVLPALLAARKAGLREAVVPEAALPEAALVEGVVSRGARRLIDVIRWLRGEADDLITMTEPESPARRPAGDLADVVGQPEARWALEVAAAGGHHLLMVGPPGTGKTMLAQRLAGLLPELSREEAIEVAMIRSVAGLLAADAPLSRYPPFVAPHHSISLAALVGGGAGMARPGAVSSAHRGVLLADEACEFGAKHLDALRTALEDGEVRIARSLGVARFPARCQLVLATNPCPCAPPRDLDCVCSAVSRRRYFGRLSGPLLDRVDLRVRMRPVTGLTVRPGHEPESTEVVRERVRLARLRAARRWAEHGWRCNAEAPGPALRRDFPLPRDALEILDRGLTIGAMTARGADRCLRVAWTLSDLAGAEQPDSSHVAAALEFRDRLAS; this is encoded by the coding sequence ATGGGCATCGCGACCGGCTGGGGCGTTGCGCTGATCGGGGTCGACGGCGTGCCCGTCGAGATCGAGGCCGACGTCGGCGCCGGAGTGCCCGATGTGAAACTGCTCGGCCGCCCCGACACCGTGGTCAACGAGTCGAAGGACCGCATCAAGGCTGCTCTGCGCAACAGCGGCGAGAGCTGGCCCCGGTCCAGGGTCACGCTCGGCATGTCGCCTGCCGGGCTGCAGAAATGCGGTGCGGGCTACGACCTGGCCCTGGCCTGCGTCGTCCTCGCGGCCGCCGGGGTGATCCCTGCCGTTCGGCTGCCGGGGATGCTCCTGCTGGGCGAACTCGCGCTGGACGGTCGGCTGCGCGCGGTCCGGGGCGTACTGCCCGCCCTTCTCGCGGCCCGTAAGGCCGGTCTCCGGGAGGCGGTGGTGCCCGAGGCTGCGCTGCCGGAGGCGGCGCTGGTCGAGGGCGTGGTCTCGCGAGGCGCCCGGCGCCTGATCGACGTGATCCGATGGCTCAGAGGGGAGGCCGACGACCTGATCACCATGACCGAGCCCGAGTCGCCCGCGCGTAGGCCTGCAGGCGATCTGGCCGACGTCGTGGGGCAGCCGGAGGCCCGTTGGGCCTTGGAGGTGGCGGCCGCAGGCGGCCATCACCTCCTGATGGTCGGGCCGCCGGGCACCGGGAAGACGATGCTCGCCCAACGACTTGCAGGGCTGCTGCCGGAGCTGTCCAGGGAGGAGGCGATCGAGGTCGCCATGATCCGGTCGGTGGCGGGACTGCTCGCCGCCGACGCACCCTTGTCTCGATACCCGCCGTTCGTCGCGCCGCACCATTCGATCTCGTTGGCCGCCCTGGTCGGCGGTGGTGCAGGCATGGCGAGGCCGGGCGCGGTGAGTTCGGCGCATCGAGGCGTCCTGCTCGCGGACGAGGCCTGCGAGTTCGGTGCGAAGCATCTCGACGCCCTGCGAACCGCGCTGGAGGACGGCGAGGTGCGGATCGCCCGCAGTCTGGGCGTGGCCAGGTTTCCCGCCCGCTGCCAGCTCGTGCTGGCGACGAATCCGTGTCCTTGCGCTCCGCCGAGAGACCTCGACTGCGTGTGCTCCGCAGTGAGCAGGCGTCGCTATTTCGGCAGGTTGTCCGGGCCCCTGCTGGACCGCGTCGATCTTCGGGTGCGGATGCGTCCGGTCACCGGACTGACCGTTCGCCCCGGACACGAGCCGGAGTCGACGGAGGTGGTCCGGGAACGGGTTCGGTTGGCACGACTGCGGGCCGCCAGACGCTGGGCCGAGCACGGCTGGCGTTGCAACGCGGAGGCTCCCGGTCCCGCGCTGCGCCGCGACTTTCCGCTTCCCCGCGACGCGCTGGAGATCCTTGATCGAGGGCTCACCATCGGCGCGATGACGGCCCGAGGCGCCGACCGCTGTCTGCGAGTGGCCTGGACGCTCAGCGATCTCGCAGGCGCGGAGCAGCCGGACTCCTCGCATGTGGCCGCGGCACTGGAGTTCCGCGATCGGCTTGCGTCATGA
- the dprA gene encoding DNA-processing protein DprA, producing MTPGELSLLLARAYLLRVAEPPAPALTRFVVEHGAERAAEAVRGGRVPGDVAKEVAARNDLRLAEQDLQTGHAMGARLLVPEHEQWPRQRFADFEHAAQNGVQNAAPPLALWVRGSPRLAESTASAVSVVGSRAASGYGEQLAAEFGHGLVGRGFTVVSGAAYGIDGAAHRGALAGGGTTVAVLACGLDVGYPAGHTSLLRAVESGDGAVLSEYPPGTPPARHRFLVRNRLIAALSAGTVVVEAGRRSGARNTAGIAGGLGRVVMAVPGPVTSALSAGCHELLRDGEALLVTSTAEIAEAAGPMGDHLISPGDRPSRDTDGLGEEELRVFEALDLRKGAAADEVSVRSGVELASVRAILPVLEFAGLAARGEYGWTRRRRRSGRS from the coding sequence ATGACGCCCGGCGAGCTGTCCCTGTTGCTGGCCAGGGCATACCTGTTGCGAGTGGCGGAACCGCCTGCACCGGCACTCACCAGGTTCGTGGTCGAGCACGGCGCGGAAAGAGCGGCCGAGGCGGTACGCGGCGGACGGGTGCCAGGAGACGTTGCGAAGGAGGTTGCTGCGAGAAACGATCTGCGGCTCGCCGAACAGGATCTTCAAACGGGCCATGCGATGGGTGCTCGACTGCTCGTTCCGGAACACGAGCAATGGCCGAGACAGCGGTTCGCCGACTTCGAACACGCGGCGCAGAACGGAGTCCAGAATGCGGCTCCGCCGTTGGCGTTGTGGGTTCGAGGCTCGCCGAGACTGGCCGAGTCGACCGCCTCGGCGGTCTCCGTGGTGGGCTCCCGAGCCGCCTCGGGGTACGGAGAGCAGTTGGCGGCCGAGTTCGGTCACGGCCTGGTCGGGCGGGGATTCACCGTCGTCTCCGGTGCCGCGTACGGCATCGACGGGGCGGCGCATCGCGGTGCACTCGCGGGAGGCGGAACCACCGTCGCGGTCTTGGCCTGCGGGCTCGACGTGGGGTATCCGGCCGGGCACACCAGCCTGCTCCGGGCGGTCGAATCGGGGGACGGTGCGGTGCTCAGCGAGTACCCGCCGGGTACTCCGCCCGCTCGCCATCGGTTCCTCGTCCGCAACCGACTCATCGCGGCTCTGTCCGCAGGGACCGTCGTCGTGGAGGCCGGACGACGCAGCGGCGCAAGGAACACGGCGGGGATCGCAGGCGGTCTCGGTCGAGTGGTGATGGCGGTGCCCGGCCCGGTCACCTCGGCGCTCTCCGCAGGCTGTCACGAACTGCTGCGGGACGGCGAGGCCCTGTTGGTGACCAGCACGGCGGAGATCGCGGAGGCGGCCGGGCCGATGGGCGACCACCTGATCTCGCCTGGCGATCGGCCCAGCCGAGACACCGACGGACTAGGAGAGGAGGAGTTGCGCGTCTTCGAGGCGCTGGATCTCCGGAAGGGGGCGGCGGCGGACGAGGTGTCCGTCAGGTCGGGAGTCGAGCTCGCCAGTGTCCGGGCAATCCTGCCGGTCCTGGAGTTCGCGGGGCTGGCCGCGCGAGGCGAGTACGGCTGGACGAGACGACGGAGGCGATCGGGACGATCTTGA
- a CDS encoding tyrosine recombinase XerC has protein sequence MTEPTAQDSPRGDSRSTVTELPADLERLCVDFVRHLRLERNLSEHTVRAYRGDVTSLLGHVVDCGGVEATAVDLRMLRSWLAMQHGAGASRATLARRAASARALTSWAHTAGRIAHDPGPRLSAPSPRRRLPVVLRPADAEVALGAAGAGAAQADPVALRDHAVVEVLYATGVRVAELCGLDLDDVDRQARLLRVSGKGGRERVVPFGLPADRALEAWLSSGRGHLLTSASSAALFLGARGGRINQRSVRRVVHEVLRATPGVPDTGPHGLRHSAATHLLEGGADLRSVQELLGHATLSTTQFYTHVTVERLKAIHDRTHPRS, from the coding sequence ATGACGGAGCCGACCGCGCAGGACTCTCCACGTGGGGACTCGCGATCGACGGTGACCGAGCTGCCTGCCGATCTCGAGCGCCTGTGCGTCGATTTCGTCCGGCATCTGCGATTGGAACGGAACCTGTCGGAGCACACGGTGCGGGCCTATCGCGGCGACGTGACGAGCCTGCTCGGCCACGTGGTGGACTGCGGTGGTGTCGAGGCGACGGCGGTGGACCTTCGGATGCTGCGGTCCTGGCTGGCGATGCAGCACGGTGCCGGGGCGAGCCGTGCCACTCTGGCGAGACGGGCCGCCTCGGCGCGAGCCCTGACGTCCTGGGCGCATACGGCGGGGCGGATCGCGCACGACCCCGGACCGCGACTGTCAGCGCCTTCGCCGCGTCGACGGCTGCCCGTGGTCCTGCGGCCCGCCGACGCCGAGGTGGCATTGGGCGCCGCTGGTGCGGGGGCTGCGCAGGCCGACCCCGTTGCGCTGCGTGATCACGCGGTGGTGGAGGTGCTGTACGCAACCGGGGTAAGGGTGGCGGAGTTGTGCGGCCTCGATCTTGACGACGTCGATCGGCAGGCCCGCCTGTTGAGGGTGTCAGGCAAGGGCGGCCGCGAACGCGTCGTGCCCTTCGGCCTGCCAGCCGATCGGGCGCTGGAGGCGTGGTTGTCCTCGGGCCGAGGACACCTGCTCACATCGGCGTCATCTGCGGCGTTGTTCCTGGGTGCCCGTGGCGGGAGGATCAATCAGAGATCCGTTCGGCGCGTGGTGCACGAGGTGCTGCGGGCGACGCCGGGCGTGCCGGACACCGGCCCGCACGGGCTTCGGCACTCTGCGGCGACGCATCTGTTGGAGGGCGGAGCCGACCTCCGCAGCGTTCAGGAGTTGCTTGGTCACGCTACGCTCTCAACTACCCAGTTCTACACCCATGTCACCGTCGAACGGCTGAAGGCGATCCATGACCGAACCCACCCCCGTTCCTGA